From Juglans regia cultivar Chandler chromosome 8, Walnut 2.0, whole genome shotgun sequence, the proteins below share one genomic window:
- the LOC109013050 gene encoding replication protein A 32 kDa subunit A-like: MMFSSSQFDAVSAFPGGGSMLSQQSQPTDSPFSSAKSRETQGLVPVTVKQISEASQYGDEKSNFVINGVDVANVTVVGMVFDKAGRNTDIGFTIDDGTGRIGCRRWMNENFDTIEMEEILDGMYVRVNGHLKSFKGVKQLVAFSVRPVTNFDEVTFHFIDCIHNYLQSKSQLQGVTPTQMQPVDTSLSPSVKSASSGYQTAPSSQFSGQSSNIDGVKSCDQLVIDYLQQPASIGQEKGVHRDELSRQLKFSVEKIMESIRSLEEEGLIYSTIDEFHYKSTQCG, encoded by the exons ATGATGTTCTCCAGTAGCCAGTTCGACGCCGTATCTGCCTTTCCCGGCGGCGGATCCATGCTCTCTCAGCAATCTCAGCCGACAGATTCGCCGTTCTCGTCGGCAAAA AGTCGCGAAACTCAGGGCTTGGTCCCAGTGACAGTGAAGCAAATAAGTGAAGCTTCTCAGTATGGCGAcgaaaaatcaaattttgtaaTCAACGGTGTGGACGTTGCAAAT GTCACGGTGGTTGGGATGGTGTTTGATAAAGCTGGAAGGAACACGGATATTGGTTTCACCATTGACGATGGAACAGGACGGATTGGATGTAGAAGATG gatGAATGAGAATTTTGACACAATAGAAATGGAGGAAATACT AGATGGAATGTATGTTCGTGTTAATGGACACTTGAAAAGCTTTAAGGGCGTTAAGCAATTAGTTGCTTTCTCTGTCAG GCCTGTAACAAACTTCGATGAGGTTACCTTCCATTTTATTGACTGCATACATAACTACTTGCAGTCCAAATCACAG CTGCAAGGAGTTACCCCAACCCAGATGCAGCCAGTGGATACATCTCTCAGTCCTTCAGTGAAGAGTGCATCAAGTGGATATCAGACAGCCCCATCTAGTCAA TTCTCTGGTCAATCCAGCAATATTGATGGGGTCAAGAGCTGTGATCAATTGGTCATTGACTATTTGCAGCAGCCTGCAAGCAT TGGACAGGAAAAGGGAGTACATAGGGATGAACTTTCACGGCAGCTAAAATTTTCTGTGGAGAAGATCAT GGAATCTATTAGGTCTCTTGAAGAGGAGGGTTTGATATACTCCACCATCGACGAGTTTCACTACAAGTCAACTCAATGTGGTTGA
- the LOC109021994 gene encoding HBS1-like protein isoform X1 yields the protein MPRKVSYGVDYDEEYDDYEDYDVDYDLDVEDNGNVPQSKQETIKRGIWRCSICTYDNDESLSVCDICGVLRNPLINYGPGSDKKTARFKFDAPSPDDLVFDGLRSSKKVSKANSTDLKSSRVSSSIDQNIGVVGIKSSADRADISSSSMPKGRHHSEDGSNYSKNGTGNMPSSDKSSVSPAALTIKGRPDAIDESSSSSMSRGNPRSLTNNLNKMALDAGSGLSKNGNARVIRSNTEYKPENWMLPGQAEDTLNQLNLAIVGHVDSGKSTLSGRLLHLLGRISQKEMHKNEKEAKLQGKGSFAYAWALDESTEERERGITMTVAVAYFDSKKYHVVVLDSPGHKDFVPNMISGAAQADAAVLVIDASVGSFEVGMDSAKGQTREHAQLIRSFGVDQIIVAVNKMDAVDYSKERFDLIKQRLGTFLRSCGFRDSSIILVPLSAMENQNLVAAPSDVRLLSWYHGPYLLDAIDSLQPPMRDFSKPVLMPICDVLKLSSLGQVSACGKLEAGALRSGSKVLVMPSGNVGIVRSLERDSQACSFARAGDNVAVSLQGIDGSLVTAGGVLCHPDFPVAVAKHLELKVLVLDVTTPILIGSQLEFHVHHAKEAARVVRMLSLLDPKTGKVTKKAPRCLTAKQTAVVEVALQGPVCVEEFSSCRALGRVFLRALGRTIAVGIVTRIIEEQD from the exons ATGCCTCGTAAAGTGAGTTATGGAGTTGATTATGATGAAGAATATGATGACTATGAAGATTACGATGTTGATTATGATTTAGATGTAGAAGATAATG GCAACGTACCTCAGTCGAAGCAAGAAACTATTAAGCGTGGGATTTGGCGTTGCTCCATCTGCACGTATGATAATGATGAGAGTTTGTCTGTATGTGATATTTGTGGGGTTCTTCGTAATCCTTTGATCAATTATGGCCCCGGCAGTGATAAGAAAACAG CTCGTTTCAAGTTCGATGCTCCCTCCCCAGATGATTTGGTTTTTGATGGACTGCGTTCCTCCAAAAAGGTTTCAAAAG CCAACTCTACCGACTTGAAATCTTCAAGAGTTTCCTCAAGCATAGATCAGAATATTGGTGTAGTTGGCATAAAATCAAGTGCTGACAGGGCAGATATCTCATCTTCATCGATGCCAAAAGGCAGACACCATAGCGAGGATGGGAGCAATTATTCAAAGAATGGTACAGGCAACATGCCATCGAGTGATAAAAGCTCTGTTAGCCCAGCTGCATTGACTATAAAAGGCAGACCTGATGCAATAGATGAGAGCAGTAGTTCTTCAATGAGTAGGGGCAACCCACGAAGTCTTACCAATAATTTGAACAAAATGGCTTTAGATGCTGGATCTGGATTGTCAAAAAATGGTAATGCCAGAGTGATTCGTTCAAATACAGAATATAAACCTGAAAATTGGATGCTCCCTGGCCAAGCTGAAGATACATTGAATCAACTGAATCTTGCAATT GTTGGTCATGTTGATTCTGGAAAATCAACACTCTCTGGTAGACTACTACACCTTTTAGGGCGAATATCACAAAAAGAGATgcacaaaaatgaaaaggaggCTAAGTTACAG GGCAAGGGCTCCTTTGCTTATGCTTGGGCTTTGGATGAGAGCACTGAAGAAAGGGAAAGGGGAATAACTATGACAGTGGCTGTTGCATATTTTGATTCCAAAAAGTATCATGTTGTTGTGCTTGACTCACCAGGCCATAAGGATTTTGTACCAAACATGATATCTGGGGCAGCACAAGCGGATGCTGCAGTTCTTGTCATAGATGCCTCAGTTGGTTCATTTGAGGTTGGCATGGACAGTGCTAAGGGTCAAACACGGGAGCATGCACAACTTATCAGAAGTTTTGGTGTTGATCAAATTATAGTTGCAGTTAACAAAATGGATGCTGTTGATTACTCTAAGGAACGTTTCGATTTGATTAAACAGCGACTTGGAACATTTCTCCGTTCTTGTGGTTTTAGAGATTCTTCTATAATATTGGTCCCGTTGAGTGCCatggaaaatcaaaatttggtGGCAGCTCCTTCTGATGTTCGTCTGCTGTCCTG GTATCATGGACCTTATCTGCTGGATGCAATTGATTCCCTCCAACCTCCTATGAGAGATTTCTCAAAGCCTGTACTTATGCCCATATGTGATGTTCTTAAATTGTCTTCACTAGGGCAGGTGTCTGCCTGTGGTAAACTAGAAGCTGGAGCTCTCCGAAGTGGATCCAAG GTTCTAGTTATGCCATCAGGAAATGTAGGGATAGTGCGTTCCTTAGAACGGGATTCTCAGGCTTGTTCCTTTGCAAGAGCTGGTGACAACGTGGCTGTTAGTCTGCAAGGCATTGATGGGAGCCTTGTGACGGCAGGGGGCGTGCTATGTCACCCTGATTTTCCAGTTGCCGTTGCAAAACATTTGGAATTGAAAGTCCTTGTTTTGGATGTTACCACCCCAATTTTAATTGGCTCCCAG TTGGAATTTCACGTGCACCATGCAAAGGAAGCTGCAAGAGTGGTCAGAATGTTGTCTTTACTTGATCCAAAGACTGGCAAGGTGACAAAGAAGGCACCTCGCTGTCTTACCGCCAAGCAGACTGCTGTTGTTGAG GTGGCTTTGCAAGGGCCCGTGTGCGTAGAAGAGTTTTCAAGTTGTAGAGCTCTTGGTAGAGTGTTTCTAAGAGCATTAGGAAGAACAATTGCTGTCGGGATCGTAACCCGAATAATTGAGGAGCAGGATTAG
- the LOC109021994 gene encoding HBS1-like protein isoform X2 — translation MAPAVIRKQLVSSSMLPPQMIWFLMDCVPPKRFQKPYYSLLAANSTDLKSSRVSSSIDQNIGVVGIKSSADRADISSSSMPKGRHHSEDGSNYSKNGTGNMPSSDKSSVSPAALTIKGRPDAIDESSSSSMSRGNPRSLTNNLNKMALDAGSGLSKNGNARVIRSNTEYKPENWMLPGQAEDTLNQLNLAIVGHVDSGKSTLSGRLLHLLGRISQKEMHKNEKEAKLQGKGSFAYAWALDESTEERERGITMTVAVAYFDSKKYHVVVLDSPGHKDFVPNMISGAAQADAAVLVIDASVGSFEVGMDSAKGQTREHAQLIRSFGVDQIIVAVNKMDAVDYSKERFDLIKQRLGTFLRSCGFRDSSIILVPLSAMENQNLVAAPSDVRLLSWYHGPYLLDAIDSLQPPMRDFSKPVLMPICDVLKLSSLGQVSACGKLEAGALRSGSKVLVMPSGNVGIVRSLERDSQACSFARAGDNVAVSLQGIDGSLVTAGGVLCHPDFPVAVAKHLELKVLVLDVTTPILIGSQLEFHVHHAKEAARVVRMLSLLDPKTGKVTKKAPRCLTAKQTAVVEVALQGPVCVEEFSSCRALGRVFLRALGRTIAVGIVTRIIEEQD, via the exons ATGGCCCCGGCAGTGATAAGAAAACAG CTCGTTTCAAGTTCGATGCTCCCTCCCCAGATGATTTGGTTTTTGATGGACTGCGTTCCTCCAAAAAGGTTTCAAAAG CCTTACTACTCTTTACTTGCAGCCAACTCTACCGACTTGAAATCTTCAAGAGTTTCCTCAAGCATAGATCAGAATATTGGTGTAGTTGGCATAAAATCAAGTGCTGACAGGGCAGATATCTCATCTTCATCGATGCCAAAAGGCAGACACCATAGCGAGGATGGGAGCAATTATTCAAAGAATGGTACAGGCAACATGCCATCGAGTGATAAAAGCTCTGTTAGCCCAGCTGCATTGACTATAAAAGGCAGACCTGATGCAATAGATGAGAGCAGTAGTTCTTCAATGAGTAGGGGCAACCCACGAAGTCTTACCAATAATTTGAACAAAATGGCTTTAGATGCTGGATCTGGATTGTCAAAAAATGGTAATGCCAGAGTGATTCGTTCAAATACAGAATATAAACCTGAAAATTGGATGCTCCCTGGCCAAGCTGAAGATACATTGAATCAACTGAATCTTGCAATT GTTGGTCATGTTGATTCTGGAAAATCAACACTCTCTGGTAGACTACTACACCTTTTAGGGCGAATATCACAAAAAGAGATgcacaaaaatgaaaaggaggCTAAGTTACAG GGCAAGGGCTCCTTTGCTTATGCTTGGGCTTTGGATGAGAGCACTGAAGAAAGGGAAAGGGGAATAACTATGACAGTGGCTGTTGCATATTTTGATTCCAAAAAGTATCATGTTGTTGTGCTTGACTCACCAGGCCATAAGGATTTTGTACCAAACATGATATCTGGGGCAGCACAAGCGGATGCTGCAGTTCTTGTCATAGATGCCTCAGTTGGTTCATTTGAGGTTGGCATGGACAGTGCTAAGGGTCAAACACGGGAGCATGCACAACTTATCAGAAGTTTTGGTGTTGATCAAATTATAGTTGCAGTTAACAAAATGGATGCTGTTGATTACTCTAAGGAACGTTTCGATTTGATTAAACAGCGACTTGGAACATTTCTCCGTTCTTGTGGTTTTAGAGATTCTTCTATAATATTGGTCCCGTTGAGTGCCatggaaaatcaaaatttggtGGCAGCTCCTTCTGATGTTCGTCTGCTGTCCTG GTATCATGGACCTTATCTGCTGGATGCAATTGATTCCCTCCAACCTCCTATGAGAGATTTCTCAAAGCCTGTACTTATGCCCATATGTGATGTTCTTAAATTGTCTTCACTAGGGCAGGTGTCTGCCTGTGGTAAACTAGAAGCTGGAGCTCTCCGAAGTGGATCCAAG GTTCTAGTTATGCCATCAGGAAATGTAGGGATAGTGCGTTCCTTAGAACGGGATTCTCAGGCTTGTTCCTTTGCAAGAGCTGGTGACAACGTGGCTGTTAGTCTGCAAGGCATTGATGGGAGCCTTGTGACGGCAGGGGGCGTGCTATGTCACCCTGATTTTCCAGTTGCCGTTGCAAAACATTTGGAATTGAAAGTCCTTGTTTTGGATGTTACCACCCCAATTTTAATTGGCTCCCAG TTGGAATTTCACGTGCACCATGCAAAGGAAGCTGCAAGAGTGGTCAGAATGTTGTCTTTACTTGATCCAAAGACTGGCAAGGTGACAAAGAAGGCACCTCGCTGTCTTACCGCCAAGCAGACTGCTGTTGTTGAG GTGGCTTTGCAAGGGCCCGTGTGCGTAGAAGAGTTTTCAAGTTGTAGAGCTCTTGGTAGAGTGTTTCTAAGAGCATTAGGAAGAACAATTGCTGTCGGGATCGTAACCCGAATAATTGAGGAGCAGGATTAG
- the LOC118349254 gene encoding uncharacterized protein LOC118349254 encodes MAIRPSCKGRFKPNVSNMEDIQLNTTWEDVFCPICLEFPHNGVLLQCSSHEKGCHPFVCDTDHLHSNCLDRFKSAYGMSSASTSNVTPTENSEPVVSEGNYKPSCPLCRGEVTGWVVVDKARLYLDEKRRYCEEEQCKFMGTYLELQNHARLEHPHARPSKIDPARQLDWENFQQSSEIIDVLSTIHSEVPRGVVLGDYVIEYGDDETVDEFEDFPGDEGNWWTSCILYKVFDNFRSSRNRRRSRISDTRSGNHRTSYDSSISDGGSVTSVEYSEYRVDETDDDFVSTNVPRDTTNRRRSVLPLLYLNLNCLMG; translated from the coding sequence ATGGCCATAAGACCTTCATGTAAAGGAAGATTCAAACCCAATGTATCCAACATGGAAGATATTCAATTAAATACTACTTGGGAAGATGTGTTTTGCCCGATATGCTTGGAGTTTCCACACAATGGTGTACTCCTTCAATGCTCATCTCATGAGAAAGGATGCCATCCTTTTGTGTGTGACACAGACCATTTGCACTCAAATTGCTTAGACCGTTTCAAAAGTGCGTATGGTATGTCATCGGCTTCAACATCAAATGTAACTCCCACAGAAAACAGTGAGCCAGTGGTATCTGAAGGTAACTATAAACCAAGTTGTCCCTTGTGTAGAGGAGAGGTTACTGGGTGGGTGGTTGTTGACAAGGCTCGTCTGTATCTAGATGAGAAGAGACGTTATTGTGAGGAGGAACAATGTAAATTTATGGGGACATATTTAGAACTGCAAAACCATGCTCGACTAGAGCACCCTCATGCTCGTCCATCAAAGATTGATCCTGCTCGTCAGCTTGATTGGGAGAATTTCCAGCAGTCCTCTGAGATCATAGATGTTTTGAGCACTATTCATTCCGAAGTCCCACGTGGTGTGGTTTTGGGAGACTATGTAATTGAATATGGGGATGATGAAACTGTAGATGAATTTGAGGACTTCCCTGGGGATGAGGGGAATTGGTGGACCTCTTGTATCCTTTATAAGGTGTTTGATAACTTCCGGAGTTCTAGAAACAGAAGAAGGTCAAGAATTAGTGATACAAGAAGTGGAAATCACCGTACAAGTTATGATAGTTCCATTTCTGATGGGGGTTCTGTAACGTCTGTAGAATACTCTGAGTATAGGGTAGATGAGActgatgatgattttgtgagTACAAATGTCCCAAGGGATACCACCAATCGTCGCAGGTCAGTACTGCCTCTTCTGTATCTTAATCTTAATTGTCTTATGGGATGA